A single window of Maylandia zebra isolate NMK-2024a linkage group LG2, Mzebra_GT3a, whole genome shotgun sequence DNA harbors:
- the ube2a gene encoding ubiquitin-conjugating enzyme E2 A, with the protein MSTPARRRLMRDFKRLQEDPPAGVSGAPSENNIMVWNAVIFGPEGTPFEDGTFKLTIEFTEEYPNKPPTVRFVSKMFHPNVYADGSICLDILQNRWSPTYDVSSILTSIQSLLDEPNPNSPANSQAAQLYQENKREYEKRVSAIVEQSWRDC; encoded by the exons ATGTCAACTCCAGCAAGACGACGTTTAATGAGAGATTTTAAACG GCTGCAAGAGGACCCTCCAGCTGGAGTTAGTGGAGCCCCATCAGAAAACAATATCATGGTATGGAATGCTGTCATTTTTGG ACCTGAGGGAACACCTTTTGAAGATG gAACCTTCAAACTTACCATTGAATTCACAGAGGAATATCCAAATAAACCTCCGACAGTGAGATTTGTCTCCAAAATGTTTCATCCAAATG TGTATGCAGACGGCAGCATATGCTTAGATATTCTTCAGAATCGTTGGAGTCCAACCTATGATGTGTCTTCAATCTTAACTTCAATACAG TCTTTACTGGATGAgccaaacccaaacagtcctgccAACAGCCAAGCAGCCCAGCTCTACCAGGAAAACAAACGGGAGTACGAGAAAAGGGTTTCTGCTATTGTTGAACAGAGTTGGCGTGACTGTTGA